In a single window of the Elaeis guineensis isolate ETL-2024a chromosome 6, EG11, whole genome shotgun sequence genome:
- the LOC105047218 gene encoding SNF1-related protein kinase regulatory subunit gamma-1 — MDLRKVEESGGGIGLVENKGVVTSSLGGDRGKGEVDSSRALQSFLDNIPIDTIPGIRNSSPVLEIKSDDCVQDVIRLLYDKNVSGAPIVGNVNSDFKEFVDRDVGFIEFSSMVLWCLEEFEKVKLESKSNFLGFLSMLEQTSQIGGTKIGELAKSFLWEPFFPVQVADSLFHVLMLFSKHHRLKVVPVVESSNSRVIGFITQSAVVQLLLQSCGLEWFDQIAERALRNLGKFRNAGGFVHVFADQSLADALHVLWEKQIDGVAVLDRKTGTLLGCVRCSDVYLLLEDESIFNNRKCLTIDEFIKKSNTARSDAGTDSSAEKTRASIGALCLKNEFLPQIGTPTTNRKTDTLKQAMEHLVASGSDCTFIVNQSGQLEGVVMLRDIISEFSPPCMDSRIDGGGFFKSALAQAGCHVEDGMMIREH; from the exons atggACTTGAGGAAGGTGGAGGAGAGTGGTGGTGGGATTGGGTTGGTGGAGAACAAGGGAGTCGTCACCTCAAGCTTGGGAGGAGATCGCGGCAAGGGCGAAGTTGATTCGAGTCGCGCGCTCCAGTCTTTTCTGGATAATATTCCCATCGATACAATCCCTGGCATCCGTAACTCGTCTCCTG TTCTGGAGATAAAATCTGATGACTGTGTACAAGATGTGATCCGTTTGTTGTATGACAAAAATGTATCTGGTGCACCAATTGTGGGCAATGTGAATTCTGATTTCAAGGAATTTGTTGATCGGGATGTAGGCTTCATTGAATTTTCAAGCATGGTCTTGTGGTGCCTCGAG GAATTTGAAAAAGTGAAGCTTGAATCCAAAAGCAACTTCCTAGGGTTTCTCTCCATGTTAGAACAAACATCTCAAATTGGAGGAACCAAG ATTGGGGAGCTAGCAAAGTCATTCTTATGGGAACCCTTCTTCCCTGTTCAAGTAGCTGACTCACTTTTTCATGTGCTGATGCTCTTCTCGAAACACCACAGATTGAAAGTAGTACCAGTTGTTGAGTCATCCAATTCTCGTGTCATTGGTTTCATTACTCAG AGTGCAGTGGTTCAGCTGCTTCTCCAGTCTTGTGGACTGGAATGGTTTGACCAAATTGCGGAGAGGGCCCTTAGGAATTTGGGTAA GTTCAGGAATGCTGGTGGGTTTGTTCATGTATTTGCAGATCAAAGCTTGGCAGATGCATTGCACGTGCTGTGGGAGAAACAAATTGATGGAGTTGCAGTGCTCGATCGAAAAACTGGAACCCTGCTGGGGTGTGTGAGGTGCAGTGATGTTTATCTTCTTCTGGAGGATGAGTCCATATTCAACAATAGGAA GTGCCTCACCATTGATGAATTCATCAAAAAATCCAACACTGCAAGAAGCGATGCGGGCACCGATTCATCAGCAGAGAAAACACGTGCTTCCATTGGGGCTCTCTGCCTAAAGAATGAGTTCCTTCCTCAAATAGGCACCCCGACAACCAACCGGAAGACTGACACCCTCAAACAAGCCATGGAGCATCTGGTGGCATCTGGGAGTGATTGCACTTTCATAGTCAATCAATCAGGACAGCTTGAGGGTGTCGTCATGCTCAGAGACATCATCTCAGAGTTCTCTCCACCATGCATGGATTCAAGAATTGATGGGGGTGGATTCTTCAAATCAGCTCTAGCGCAGGCTGGGTGCCATGTGGAGGATGGAATGATGATCCGAGAGCATTAA